Proteins from a genomic interval of Syngnathus typhle isolate RoL2023-S1 ecotype Sweden linkage group LG15, RoL_Styp_1.0, whole genome shotgun sequence:
- the camlg gene encoding calcium signal-modulating cyclophilin ligand, producing the protein MEPAEAAADNKTTTAGSSLSATQRRAEIRRRKLLMNSEDRMNRIVGYTKNEADSNGGSPLRRPEPRFHLDLDRTEAWASSQPSQRPSPFLAESASLSRGATPERRDSPLPGDTALVDSHLRGVRQRPKAEMVAGDDPSGLQQYFSRFDDALKLKGLMGSEKPSQDSEADSEEFDPFAVFRLVCSVLLAIFVRVFVCKYLSIFAPFLTLELAFMGLSKYFPKVEKKTQTTVLTTALLLSGIPGEVINRSMDTYRRMGDVFADLCAYFFTFILSHQVLLLVGSEAGDQGGGAPPAAATAQ; encoded by the exons ATGGAGCCTGCTGAAGCAGCCGCTGACAATAAAACGACGACGGCGGGCTCGTCGCTGTCAGCGACGCAGAGGCGAGCGGAGATCCGCAGAAGGAAGCTACTCATGAATTCAGAAGACAGGATGAACAGAATCGTAGGCTACACCAAGAATGAGGCTGACAGTAACG GAGGGTCACCCCTGCGTCGCCCTGAACCCCGCTTCCACCTGGATTTGGACCGCACGGAGGCGTGGGCGTCCTCCCAGCCGTCCCAAAGACCCTCCCCCTTCCTGGCGGAGTCAGCCAGCCTGTCTCGTGGCGCCACCCCGGAGAGGAGAGATTCGCCCCTGCCGGGCGACACCGCGCTGGTAGACAGCCACCTCCGAGGCGTCCGGCAGAGGCCCAAGGCGGAGATGGTGGCAGGGGACGACCCCAGCGGCCTCCAGCAGTACTTCTCCCGCTTTGACGATGCCCTTAAGCTTAAGGGCCTGATGGGCAGTGAGAAGCCGTCGCAGGACAGTGAAGCTGACAGCGAAGAGTTTGACCCCTTCGCCGTTTTCAGGCTGGTCTGCAGCGTCCTCCTCGCCATTTTCGTCCGAGTGTTTGTCTGCAAGTATCTG TCGATATTTGCTCCATTTCTGACGCTGGAATTGGCCTTCATGGGCTTGTCCAAATACTTTCCCAAG GTGGAGAAGAAGACGCAGACCACGGTGCTCACCACCGCTCTGCTGCTGTCGGGCATCCCCGGCGAAGTCATCAACCGCTCCATGGATACGTACCGGCGCATGGGCGACGTCTTTGCCGACCTCTGCGCctacttcttcaccttcatccTGTCGCATCAGGTCCTGCTCCTCGTTGGCTCCGAGGCCGGCGACCAGGGCGGGGGGGCTCCTCCTGCGGCGGCAACGGCACAGTGA
- the sec24a gene encoding protein transport protein Sec24A isoform X2 gives MSMAGINPQNGTGQPYANGPSQNPVGVQELPAINYGLTHQANYNYSPMQAKATAPPGPAPGIYPSAPYQHVPQVSSYQAGPPPASYPVPPGQPHLTRPPLGGPASHTPPQSASPGPRAPPAMSTPPPPAVSSSGYYPNPQHHPQPAPGWQYNSAPPPAGPPTATNGPPRGPAPNHVSSPAPYSSAPSASLSLSAVRPPTGLQGYGPPGPGFAPPPMNPPAVQQYHPSRAPYGTPPAGPPTSMKPAAPPMANATPPPPKADGSGFGGNHADAKPAGPPQHGPPGRHLGHYPSLPPGYQHAAGPPNTHPALESATQPYVQAPRQAPPGPGPAQLSPSLAGMSLQSGTPESLRVVNLLQERNLLPPGPVPAPTPCLPQDLQKINCSPEVFRCTLTSIPQTQSLLNKAKMPLGLLLHPFKDLSLPVVTSSAIVRCRSCRTYINPFVSFLDQRRWKCNMCYRVNDVPEEFMYNPVSRSYGEPQRRPEVQNATIEFIAPAEYMLRPPQPAVYLFVLDVSHNAVETGYLKVFCQSVLDNINALPGDSRTKIGFVTFDSTIHFYNLQEGLSQPQMLIVSDIEDIFLPTPDSLLVNLNESKELVQDLLKSLPAMFEKTMETQSALGSALQAAFKLLSPTGGRLSVFQTQLPNLGAGLLQSREDPNQRASAKDIQHLSPATDFYKKLALDCSGQQVAVDLFLLSSQYCDLASLGCVARYSAGSIYYFPSYHHQHNPAQVERFQKDLKRYLTRKIGFEAVMRIRCTKGLSIHTFHGNFFVRSTDLLSLPNVNPDAGFAVQMSIEDNLDDMQVVSFQAALLYTSSKGERRIRVHTLCLPVVQSLSDIFAGADVQAMAGLLACMAVDRSVTASLSDARDAMTNAAIDSLSSYRQSVLTIQQPGLLAPACLRLFPLYILALLKQKAFRTGTSTRLDDRVSAMCHLKHQPLAYAMLMIHPALYRLDDLTDEGALNVNERTVPQPRVLQLSVEKLSREGAFLMDAGTVMYLWIGRNCNPNFLTQVLGVPNYAAVPDNLYLLPELDTAESQRTRAFVAWLREQRPFFPSLHVVRDESQLKVALMQNLIEDRTESALSYYEFLLHLQQQISK, from the exons ATGTCAATGGCGGGCATCAACCCGCAGAACGGGACGGGACAGCCGTACGCCAACG GTCCGTCGCAGAATCCCGTCGGGGTTCAAGAGCTCCCTGCCATCAATTACGGGCTGACGCACCAAGCTAACTACAACTACAGCCCAATGCAAGCCAAGGCTACAGCGCCCCCCGGCCCCGCGCCCGGCATCTATCCTTCGGCGCCGTACCAGCACGTCCCCCAAGTCAGCTCGTACCAAGCTGGCCCGCCTCCCGCGTCCTATCCGGTCCCGCCCGGCCAACCTCACCTCACCCGACCCCCTCTAGGCGGCCCCGCATCCCACACCCCTCCCCAGTCTGCTAGCCCCGGTCCCCGGGCGCCCCCCGCGATGAGtacccctcctcctcctgcggTGTCTTCTAGCGGCTACTACCCCAACCCGCAACATCATCCGCAGCCGGCCCCAGGCTGGCAGTACAACTCGGCTCCTCCGCCCGCGGGACCCCCCACTGCCACTAACGGCCCACCTCGGGGCCCGGCACCCAACCACGTGAGCTCCCCCGCGCCTTACAGCTCGGCACCTTCGGCTTCTTTGTCCCTTAGTGCCGTGCGGCCCCCCACCGGCCTGCAAGGTTACGGCCCGCCGGGTCCAG GCTTCGCTCCTCCGCCGATGAATCCGCCAGCCGTGCAGCAATACCACCCGAGCAGAGCTCCCTACGGGACCCCTCCGGCGGGCCCGCCCACCTCCATGAAACCCGCGGCGCCCCCGATGGCCAACGCCACTCCTCCGCCCCCAAAGGCAGATG GATCCGGCTTCGGCGGCAATCACGCGGATGCTAAACCGG CCGGACCACCCCAGCACGGTCCGCCGGGCCGCCACTTGGGCCACTACCCCTCCCTGCCACCAGGGTACCAGCATGCCGCCGGCCCCCCGAACACGCACCCGGCTCTCGAGAGCGCCACTCAGCCTTACGTCCAAGCACCTCGGCAG GCACCTCccgggcccggcccggcccagctCAGCCCGTCCCTGGCAGGTATGAGTCTGCAGTCGGGCACCCCTGAGAGCCTGCGAGTGGTCAACCTGCTCCAGGAGCGCAACTTGCTGCCGCCGGGCCCTGTGCCCGCCCCCACACCTTGCTTGCCCCAAGACCTGCAGAAGATCAACTGCAGTCCAGA GGTCTTTCGCTGCACGCTGACCAGCATCCCTCAGACGCAGTCTTTGCTTAACAAAGCCAAGATGCCGCTGGGCCTCCTGCTGCACCCCTTCAAAGACCTCTCG CTGCCCGTGGTGACGTCCAGCGCCATCGTCAGGTGTCGCTCCTGCAGAACCTACATCAACCCCTTCGTGTCCTTCCTGGACCAGAGGAGGTGGAAGTGCAACATGTGCTATAGGGTCAATGAtg ttCCAGAGGAGTTCATGTATAATCCAGTCAGTCGATCCTACGGGGAACCACAAAGAAGACCCGAAGTGCAGAATGCCACCATTGAGTTTATCGCTCCTGCAGAGTACATG CTGAGGCCGCCACAGCCAGCCGTGTACCTCTTTGTCCTGGACGTGTCCCACAATGCGGTGGAGACGGGCTACTTGAAGGTCTTTTGTCAGTCGGTGCTGGACAACATCAACGC GCTCCCCGGAGACTCGCGGACAAAAATCGGCTTCGTCACCTTTGACAGCACCATCCACTTCTACAACCTCCAGGAGGGACTCTCCCAGCCTCAGATGCTCATCGTGTCAGACATCGAAG ATATCTTTTTACCCACGCCTGACAGCCTTTTAGTCAACCTCAACGAGAGCAAAGAG CTGGTGCAGGATCTCCTGAAGAGCTTGCCGGCGATGTTTGAGAAAACCATGGAGACCCAGTCGGCGCTGGGCTCGGCCCTGCAGGCTGCCTTCAAGCTGCTGTCGCCCACTGGCGGCCGCCTGTCCGTCTTCCAGACGCAGCTGCCCAACCTGGGCGCGGGGCTGCTCCAGTCCAGGGAGGACCCCAACCAAAGAGCGTCTGCCAAG GACATCCAGCACCTATCGCCGGCGACTGACTTCTACAAGAAGCTGGCGCTGGACTGCTCGGGGCAGCAAGTGGCCGTCGACCTGTTTCTGCTCAGCTCGCAGTACTGCGACTTGGCGTCTCTCG GCTGCGTCGCGCGCTACTCCGCCGGGAGCATCTACTACTTCCCCTCATACCACCACCAACACAACCCGGCCCAGGTGGAGCGCTTCCAGAAGGACCTGAAGAGATACCTGACCAGGAAGATCGGCTTTGAGGCCGTCATGAGGATCCGCTGCACCAAAG GTCTGTCCATTCACACGTTCCACGGCAATTTCTTTGTGCGCTCCACCGACCTGCTATCGCTGCCCAACGTCAACCCGGACGCCGGCTTTGCCGTGCAAATGTCCATCGAGGACAACTTGGACGACATGCAGGTGGTCTCCTTCCAGGCTGCGCTACTCTACACCTCCAGCAAAG GAGAGCGTAGGATCCGCGTGCACACCCTCTGCCTCCCGGTGGTCCAGTCGCTGTCGGACATCTTTGCCGGCGCCGACGTTCAAGCCATGGCCGGCCTGCTGGCGTGCATGG CCGTGGACCGCTCGGTGACGGCCAGCTTGAGCGACGCCAGGGACGCCATGACCAACGCCGCCATCGACTCCCTGTCGTCGTACCGCCAGTCGGTGCTGACCATCCAGCAGCCCGGCCTGCTCGCTCCAGCCTGCCTCCGACTCTTCCCGCTCTACATCCTCGCGCTGCTCAAGCAG AAAGCGTTCCGGACGGGAACCAGCACCAGGCTGGACGACCGGGTGTCTGCCATGTGTCATCTCAAGCACCAGCCGCTGGCCTACGCCATGCTGATGATCCATCCCGCGTTGTACCGACTCGACGATCTGACCGACGAG GGCGCGTTGAACGTCAACGAGCGGACCGTCCCTCAGCCCAGAGTGCTGCAGCTGTCCGTGGAAAAGCTGAGCAGGGAGGGAGCCTTCCTCATGGATGCCGGAACG GTCATGTATCTGTGGATCGGACGCAACTGCAACCCCAACTTCCTCACGCAAGTCCTCGGGGTCCCCAACTACGCCGCTGTGCCTGACAACCTG TATCTGCTGCCAGAGCTGGACACTGCCGAGTCGCAGAGGACCAGAGCCTTCGTGGCGTGGCTGAGGGAGCAAAGGCCCTTCTTCCCCTCGCTGCATGTCGTCAG GGACGAGAGCCAGCTGAAAGTGGCATTGATGCAGAACTTGATCGAAGACCGCACCGAGTCGGCGCTCTCCTACTACGAATTCCTTCTCCACCTGCAGCAGCAGATCTCCAAATGA
- the sec24a gene encoding protein transport protein Sec24A isoform X1 yields the protein MSMAGINPQNGTGQPYANGPSQNPVGVQELPAINYGLTHQANYNYSPMQAKATAPPGPAPGIYPSAPYQHVPQVSSYQAGPPPASYPVPPGQPHLTRPPLGGPASHTPPQSASPGPRAPPAMSTPPPPAVSSSGYYPNPQHHPQPAPGWQYNSAPPPAGPPTATNGPPRGPAPNHVSSPAPYSSAPSASLSLSAVRPPTGLQGYGPPGPGFAPPPMNPPAVQQYHPSRAPYGTPPAGPPTSMKPAAPPMANATPPPPKADGSGFGGNHADAKPAGPPQHGPPGRHLGHYPSLPPGYQHAAGPPNTHPALESATQPYVQAPRQAPPGPGPAQLSPSLAGMSLQSGTPESLRVVNLLQERNLLPPGPVPAPTPCLPQDLQKINCSPEVFRCTLTSIPQTQSLLNKAKMPLGLLLHPFKDLSQLPVVTSSAIVRCRSCRTYINPFVSFLDQRRWKCNMCYRVNDVPEEFMYNPVSRSYGEPQRRPEVQNATIEFIAPAEYMLRPPQPAVYLFVLDVSHNAVETGYLKVFCQSVLDNINALPGDSRTKIGFVTFDSTIHFYNLQEGLSQPQMLIVSDIEDIFLPTPDSLLVNLNESKELVQDLLKSLPAMFEKTMETQSALGSALQAAFKLLSPTGGRLSVFQTQLPNLGAGLLQSREDPNQRASAKDIQHLSPATDFYKKLALDCSGQQVAVDLFLLSSQYCDLASLGCVARYSAGSIYYFPSYHHQHNPAQVERFQKDLKRYLTRKIGFEAVMRIRCTKGLSIHTFHGNFFVRSTDLLSLPNVNPDAGFAVQMSIEDNLDDMQVVSFQAALLYTSSKGERRIRVHTLCLPVVQSLSDIFAGADVQAMAGLLACMAVDRSVTASLSDARDAMTNAAIDSLSSYRQSVLTIQQPGLLAPACLRLFPLYILALLKQKAFRTGTSTRLDDRVSAMCHLKHQPLAYAMLMIHPALYRLDDLTDEGALNVNERTVPQPRVLQLSVEKLSREGAFLMDAGTVMYLWIGRNCNPNFLTQVLGVPNYAAVPDNLYLLPELDTAESQRTRAFVAWLREQRPFFPSLHVVRDESQLKVALMQNLIEDRTESALSYYEFLLHLQQQISK from the exons ATGTCAATGGCGGGCATCAACCCGCAGAACGGGACGGGACAGCCGTACGCCAACG GTCCGTCGCAGAATCCCGTCGGGGTTCAAGAGCTCCCTGCCATCAATTACGGGCTGACGCACCAAGCTAACTACAACTACAGCCCAATGCAAGCCAAGGCTACAGCGCCCCCCGGCCCCGCGCCCGGCATCTATCCTTCGGCGCCGTACCAGCACGTCCCCCAAGTCAGCTCGTACCAAGCTGGCCCGCCTCCCGCGTCCTATCCGGTCCCGCCCGGCCAACCTCACCTCACCCGACCCCCTCTAGGCGGCCCCGCATCCCACACCCCTCCCCAGTCTGCTAGCCCCGGTCCCCGGGCGCCCCCCGCGATGAGtacccctcctcctcctgcggTGTCTTCTAGCGGCTACTACCCCAACCCGCAACATCATCCGCAGCCGGCCCCAGGCTGGCAGTACAACTCGGCTCCTCCGCCCGCGGGACCCCCCACTGCCACTAACGGCCCACCTCGGGGCCCGGCACCCAACCACGTGAGCTCCCCCGCGCCTTACAGCTCGGCACCTTCGGCTTCTTTGTCCCTTAGTGCCGTGCGGCCCCCCACCGGCCTGCAAGGTTACGGCCCGCCGGGTCCAG GCTTCGCTCCTCCGCCGATGAATCCGCCAGCCGTGCAGCAATACCACCCGAGCAGAGCTCCCTACGGGACCCCTCCGGCGGGCCCGCCCACCTCCATGAAACCCGCGGCGCCCCCGATGGCCAACGCCACTCCTCCGCCCCCAAAGGCAGATG GATCCGGCTTCGGCGGCAATCACGCGGATGCTAAACCGG CCGGACCACCCCAGCACGGTCCGCCGGGCCGCCACTTGGGCCACTACCCCTCCCTGCCACCAGGGTACCAGCATGCCGCCGGCCCCCCGAACACGCACCCGGCTCTCGAGAGCGCCACTCAGCCTTACGTCCAAGCACCTCGGCAG GCACCTCccgggcccggcccggcccagctCAGCCCGTCCCTGGCAGGTATGAGTCTGCAGTCGGGCACCCCTGAGAGCCTGCGAGTGGTCAACCTGCTCCAGGAGCGCAACTTGCTGCCGCCGGGCCCTGTGCCCGCCCCCACACCTTGCTTGCCCCAAGACCTGCAGAAGATCAACTGCAGTCCAGA GGTCTTTCGCTGCACGCTGACCAGCATCCCTCAGACGCAGTCTTTGCTTAACAAAGCCAAGATGCCGCTGGGCCTCCTGCTGCACCCCTTCAAAGACCTCTCG CAGCTGCCCGTGGTGACGTCCAGCGCCATCGTCAGGTGTCGCTCCTGCAGAACCTACATCAACCCCTTCGTGTCCTTCCTGGACCAGAGGAGGTGGAAGTGCAACATGTGCTATAGGGTCAATGAtg ttCCAGAGGAGTTCATGTATAATCCAGTCAGTCGATCCTACGGGGAACCACAAAGAAGACCCGAAGTGCAGAATGCCACCATTGAGTTTATCGCTCCTGCAGAGTACATG CTGAGGCCGCCACAGCCAGCCGTGTACCTCTTTGTCCTGGACGTGTCCCACAATGCGGTGGAGACGGGCTACTTGAAGGTCTTTTGTCAGTCGGTGCTGGACAACATCAACGC GCTCCCCGGAGACTCGCGGACAAAAATCGGCTTCGTCACCTTTGACAGCACCATCCACTTCTACAACCTCCAGGAGGGACTCTCCCAGCCTCAGATGCTCATCGTGTCAGACATCGAAG ATATCTTTTTACCCACGCCTGACAGCCTTTTAGTCAACCTCAACGAGAGCAAAGAG CTGGTGCAGGATCTCCTGAAGAGCTTGCCGGCGATGTTTGAGAAAACCATGGAGACCCAGTCGGCGCTGGGCTCGGCCCTGCAGGCTGCCTTCAAGCTGCTGTCGCCCACTGGCGGCCGCCTGTCCGTCTTCCAGACGCAGCTGCCCAACCTGGGCGCGGGGCTGCTCCAGTCCAGGGAGGACCCCAACCAAAGAGCGTCTGCCAAG GACATCCAGCACCTATCGCCGGCGACTGACTTCTACAAGAAGCTGGCGCTGGACTGCTCGGGGCAGCAAGTGGCCGTCGACCTGTTTCTGCTCAGCTCGCAGTACTGCGACTTGGCGTCTCTCG GCTGCGTCGCGCGCTACTCCGCCGGGAGCATCTACTACTTCCCCTCATACCACCACCAACACAACCCGGCCCAGGTGGAGCGCTTCCAGAAGGACCTGAAGAGATACCTGACCAGGAAGATCGGCTTTGAGGCCGTCATGAGGATCCGCTGCACCAAAG GTCTGTCCATTCACACGTTCCACGGCAATTTCTTTGTGCGCTCCACCGACCTGCTATCGCTGCCCAACGTCAACCCGGACGCCGGCTTTGCCGTGCAAATGTCCATCGAGGACAACTTGGACGACATGCAGGTGGTCTCCTTCCAGGCTGCGCTACTCTACACCTCCAGCAAAG GAGAGCGTAGGATCCGCGTGCACACCCTCTGCCTCCCGGTGGTCCAGTCGCTGTCGGACATCTTTGCCGGCGCCGACGTTCAAGCCATGGCCGGCCTGCTGGCGTGCATGG CCGTGGACCGCTCGGTGACGGCCAGCTTGAGCGACGCCAGGGACGCCATGACCAACGCCGCCATCGACTCCCTGTCGTCGTACCGCCAGTCGGTGCTGACCATCCAGCAGCCCGGCCTGCTCGCTCCAGCCTGCCTCCGACTCTTCCCGCTCTACATCCTCGCGCTGCTCAAGCAG AAAGCGTTCCGGACGGGAACCAGCACCAGGCTGGACGACCGGGTGTCTGCCATGTGTCATCTCAAGCACCAGCCGCTGGCCTACGCCATGCTGATGATCCATCCCGCGTTGTACCGACTCGACGATCTGACCGACGAG GGCGCGTTGAACGTCAACGAGCGGACCGTCCCTCAGCCCAGAGTGCTGCAGCTGTCCGTGGAAAAGCTGAGCAGGGAGGGAGCCTTCCTCATGGATGCCGGAACG GTCATGTATCTGTGGATCGGACGCAACTGCAACCCCAACTTCCTCACGCAAGTCCTCGGGGTCCCCAACTACGCCGCTGTGCCTGACAACCTG TATCTGCTGCCAGAGCTGGACACTGCCGAGTCGCAGAGGACCAGAGCCTTCGTGGCGTGGCTGAGGGAGCAAAGGCCCTTCTTCCCCTCGCTGCATGTCGTCAG GGACGAGAGCCAGCTGAAAGTGGCATTGATGCAGAACTTGATCGAAGACCGCACCGAGTCGGCGCTCTCCTACTACGAATTCCTTCTCCACCTGCAGCAGCAGATCTCCAAATGA
- the sec24a gene encoding protein transport protein Sec24A isoform X3, with protein sequence MSMAGINPQNGTGQPYANGPSQNPVGVQELPAINYGLTHQANYNYSPMQAKATAPPGPAPGIYPSAPYQHVPQVSSYQAGPPPASYPVPPGQPHLTRPPLGGPASHTPPQSASPGPRAPPAMSTPPPPAVSSSGYYPNPQHHPQPAPGWQYNSAPPPAGPPTATNGPPRGPAPNHVSSPAPYSSAPSASLSLSAVRPPTGLQGYGPPGPGFAPPPMNPPAVQQYHPSRAPYGTPPAGPPTSMKPAAPPMANATPPPPKADAGPPQHGPPGRHLGHYPSLPPGYQHAAGPPNTHPALESATQPYVQAPRQAPPGPGPAQLSPSLAGMSLQSGTPESLRVVNLLQERNLLPPGPVPAPTPCLPQDLQKINCSPEVFRCTLTSIPQTQSLLNKAKMPLGLLLHPFKDLSQLPVVTSSAIVRCRSCRTYINPFVSFLDQRRWKCNMCYRVNDVPEEFMYNPVSRSYGEPQRRPEVQNATIEFIAPAEYMLRPPQPAVYLFVLDVSHNAVETGYLKVFCQSVLDNINALPGDSRTKIGFVTFDSTIHFYNLQEGLSQPQMLIVSDIEDIFLPTPDSLLVNLNESKELVQDLLKSLPAMFEKTMETQSALGSALQAAFKLLSPTGGRLSVFQTQLPNLGAGLLQSREDPNQRASAKDIQHLSPATDFYKKLALDCSGQQVAVDLFLLSSQYCDLASLGCVARYSAGSIYYFPSYHHQHNPAQVERFQKDLKRYLTRKIGFEAVMRIRCTKGLSIHTFHGNFFVRSTDLLSLPNVNPDAGFAVQMSIEDNLDDMQVVSFQAALLYTSSKGERRIRVHTLCLPVVQSLSDIFAGADVQAMAGLLACMAVDRSVTASLSDARDAMTNAAIDSLSSYRQSVLTIQQPGLLAPACLRLFPLYILALLKQKAFRTGTSTRLDDRVSAMCHLKHQPLAYAMLMIHPALYRLDDLTDEGALNVNERTVPQPRVLQLSVEKLSREGAFLMDAGTVMYLWIGRNCNPNFLTQVLGVPNYAAVPDNLYLLPELDTAESQRTRAFVAWLREQRPFFPSLHVVRDESQLKVALMQNLIEDRTESALSYYEFLLHLQQQISK encoded by the exons ATGTCAATGGCGGGCATCAACCCGCAGAACGGGACGGGACAGCCGTACGCCAACG GTCCGTCGCAGAATCCCGTCGGGGTTCAAGAGCTCCCTGCCATCAATTACGGGCTGACGCACCAAGCTAACTACAACTACAGCCCAATGCAAGCCAAGGCTACAGCGCCCCCCGGCCCCGCGCCCGGCATCTATCCTTCGGCGCCGTACCAGCACGTCCCCCAAGTCAGCTCGTACCAAGCTGGCCCGCCTCCCGCGTCCTATCCGGTCCCGCCCGGCCAACCTCACCTCACCCGACCCCCTCTAGGCGGCCCCGCATCCCACACCCCTCCCCAGTCTGCTAGCCCCGGTCCCCGGGCGCCCCCCGCGATGAGtacccctcctcctcctgcggTGTCTTCTAGCGGCTACTACCCCAACCCGCAACATCATCCGCAGCCGGCCCCAGGCTGGCAGTACAACTCGGCTCCTCCGCCCGCGGGACCCCCCACTGCCACTAACGGCCCACCTCGGGGCCCGGCACCCAACCACGTGAGCTCCCCCGCGCCTTACAGCTCGGCACCTTCGGCTTCTTTGTCCCTTAGTGCCGTGCGGCCCCCCACCGGCCTGCAAGGTTACGGCCCGCCGGGTCCAG GCTTCGCTCCTCCGCCGATGAATCCGCCAGCCGTGCAGCAATACCACCCGAGCAGAGCTCCCTACGGGACCCCTCCGGCGGGCCCGCCCACCTCCATGAAACCCGCGGCGCCCCCGATGGCCAACGCCACTCCTCCGCCCCCAAAGGCAGATG CCGGACCACCCCAGCACGGTCCGCCGGGCCGCCACTTGGGCCACTACCCCTCCCTGCCACCAGGGTACCAGCATGCCGCCGGCCCCCCGAACACGCACCCGGCTCTCGAGAGCGCCACTCAGCCTTACGTCCAAGCACCTCGGCAG GCACCTCccgggcccggcccggcccagctCAGCCCGTCCCTGGCAGGTATGAGTCTGCAGTCGGGCACCCCTGAGAGCCTGCGAGTGGTCAACCTGCTCCAGGAGCGCAACTTGCTGCCGCCGGGCCCTGTGCCCGCCCCCACACCTTGCTTGCCCCAAGACCTGCAGAAGATCAACTGCAGTCCAGA GGTCTTTCGCTGCACGCTGACCAGCATCCCTCAGACGCAGTCTTTGCTTAACAAAGCCAAGATGCCGCTGGGCCTCCTGCTGCACCCCTTCAAAGACCTCTCG CAGCTGCCCGTGGTGACGTCCAGCGCCATCGTCAGGTGTCGCTCCTGCAGAACCTACATCAACCCCTTCGTGTCCTTCCTGGACCAGAGGAGGTGGAAGTGCAACATGTGCTATAGGGTCAATGAtg ttCCAGAGGAGTTCATGTATAATCCAGTCAGTCGATCCTACGGGGAACCACAAAGAAGACCCGAAGTGCAGAATGCCACCATTGAGTTTATCGCTCCTGCAGAGTACATG CTGAGGCCGCCACAGCCAGCCGTGTACCTCTTTGTCCTGGACGTGTCCCACAATGCGGTGGAGACGGGCTACTTGAAGGTCTTTTGTCAGTCGGTGCTGGACAACATCAACGC GCTCCCCGGAGACTCGCGGACAAAAATCGGCTTCGTCACCTTTGACAGCACCATCCACTTCTACAACCTCCAGGAGGGACTCTCCCAGCCTCAGATGCTCATCGTGTCAGACATCGAAG ATATCTTTTTACCCACGCCTGACAGCCTTTTAGTCAACCTCAACGAGAGCAAAGAG CTGGTGCAGGATCTCCTGAAGAGCTTGCCGGCGATGTTTGAGAAAACCATGGAGACCCAGTCGGCGCTGGGCTCGGCCCTGCAGGCTGCCTTCAAGCTGCTGTCGCCCACTGGCGGCCGCCTGTCCGTCTTCCAGACGCAGCTGCCCAACCTGGGCGCGGGGCTGCTCCAGTCCAGGGAGGACCCCAACCAAAGAGCGTCTGCCAAG GACATCCAGCACCTATCGCCGGCGACTGACTTCTACAAGAAGCTGGCGCTGGACTGCTCGGGGCAGCAAGTGGCCGTCGACCTGTTTCTGCTCAGCTCGCAGTACTGCGACTTGGCGTCTCTCG GCTGCGTCGCGCGCTACTCCGCCGGGAGCATCTACTACTTCCCCTCATACCACCACCAACACAACCCGGCCCAGGTGGAGCGCTTCCAGAAGGACCTGAAGAGATACCTGACCAGGAAGATCGGCTTTGAGGCCGTCATGAGGATCCGCTGCACCAAAG GTCTGTCCATTCACACGTTCCACGGCAATTTCTTTGTGCGCTCCACCGACCTGCTATCGCTGCCCAACGTCAACCCGGACGCCGGCTTTGCCGTGCAAATGTCCATCGAGGACAACTTGGACGACATGCAGGTGGTCTCCTTCCAGGCTGCGCTACTCTACACCTCCAGCAAAG GAGAGCGTAGGATCCGCGTGCACACCCTCTGCCTCCCGGTGGTCCAGTCGCTGTCGGACATCTTTGCCGGCGCCGACGTTCAAGCCATGGCCGGCCTGCTGGCGTGCATGG CCGTGGACCGCTCGGTGACGGCCAGCTTGAGCGACGCCAGGGACGCCATGACCAACGCCGCCATCGACTCCCTGTCGTCGTACCGCCAGTCGGTGCTGACCATCCAGCAGCCCGGCCTGCTCGCTCCAGCCTGCCTCCGACTCTTCCCGCTCTACATCCTCGCGCTGCTCAAGCAG AAAGCGTTCCGGACGGGAACCAGCACCAGGCTGGACGACCGGGTGTCTGCCATGTGTCATCTCAAGCACCAGCCGCTGGCCTACGCCATGCTGATGATCCATCCCGCGTTGTACCGACTCGACGATCTGACCGACGAG GGCGCGTTGAACGTCAACGAGCGGACCGTCCCTCAGCCCAGAGTGCTGCAGCTGTCCGTGGAAAAGCTGAGCAGGGAGGGAGCCTTCCTCATGGATGCCGGAACG GTCATGTATCTGTGGATCGGACGCAACTGCAACCCCAACTTCCTCACGCAAGTCCTCGGGGTCCCCAACTACGCCGCTGTGCCTGACAACCTG TATCTGCTGCCAGAGCTGGACACTGCCGAGTCGCAGAGGACCAGAGCCTTCGTGGCGTGGCTGAGGGAGCAAAGGCCCTTCTTCCCCTCGCTGCATGTCGTCAG GGACGAGAGCCAGCTGAAAGTGGCATTGATGCAGAACTTGATCGAAGACCGCACCGAGTCGGCGCTCTCCTACTACGAATTCCTTCTCCACCTGCAGCAGCAGATCTCCAAATGA